The proteins below come from a single Mucilaginibacter mali genomic window:
- a CDS encoding FIST signal transduction protein translates to MKTALYQYKHGQWEMHEKSAGINGGKSKLALCFANKQALLDLPVYDLIRQKFPEAMIAICSTAGEIYHTSVSDEGFTVAMMEFSSTQLQSQKVYIKDYGDSFDAGKALINKFDTKDLAYVLVLSDGRYVNGSELVRGINQVTGDKIMVTGGLAGDGDRFESTLVGLNAEPEEGIIVGIGFYGDKLKVEHGSKGGWEMFGLERIVTKAKDNVLFEIDGKNALELYKKYLGPDADALPGSALLYPLAVTLPGNSEPVVRTILAIDDKNGSMTFAGDIPEGTKVRFMRANFDKLTSAASDAAAQSFIDEKNPPSFSLLISCVGRKLVLGSRTEDEVDAVDEIFGRNTLLSGFYSYGEISPFIKGQGCQLHNQTMTITTFNEVE, encoded by the coding sequence ATGAAAACTGCACTATATCAATACAAACACGGTCAGTGGGAAATGCACGAGAAAAGCGCGGGTATCAATGGCGGCAAGTCTAAACTGGCGCTTTGCTTTGCCAATAAGCAAGCCCTGCTCGATCTGCCGGTTTACGACCTGATCAGGCAGAAATTCCCTGAGGCTATGATCGCTATCTGCTCAACCGCAGGCGAGATCTACCATACCAGCGTGTCTGACGAGGGTTTTACCGTTGCTATGATGGAGTTTTCATCAACACAACTGCAATCGCAAAAAGTATATATTAAAGATTATGGCGATAGCTTCGACGCGGGTAAAGCGCTGATCAATAAATTTGATACCAAAGATCTGGCTTATGTGCTGGTGTTATCAGATGGCCGCTATGTAAACGGCAGCGAACTGGTGCGTGGCATTAACCAGGTAACCGGAGACAAGATCATGGTAACCGGCGGTTTGGCAGGCGATGGCGATCGTTTTGAATCGACCCTGGTGGGCCTGAATGCCGAACCTGAAGAGGGCATTATTGTAGGTATCGGTTTTTATGGCGACAAATTGAAAGTTGAGCACGGTTCAAAAGGCGGCTGGGAAATGTTTGGCCTGGAGCGCATTGTAACGAAAGCTAAGGATAACGTATTATTTGAGATCGACGGCAAGAACGCGCTTGAACTATATAAAAAATACTTAGGTCCGGATGCTGATGCTTTGCCGGGCAGTGCTTTGTTGTACCCGTTGGCAGTTACCCTGCCGGGCAACAGCGAGCCTGTAGTGCGCACCATCCTGGCTATCGACGATAAAAATGGTAGTATGACCTTTGCCGGTGATATACCCGAGGGTACTAAAGTACGCTTTATGCGCGCTAATTTTGATAAACTGACCAGCGCCGCTTCTGATGCTGCCGCACAATCGTTTATCGACGAAAAAAATCCTCCATCTTTTTCCTTGCTTATCAGTTGTGTAGGCCGTAAATTGGTGCTCGGTTCCCGTACCGAGGACGAGGTGGATGCTGTTGACGAAATATTTGGCCGTAATACCTTATTATCAGGCTTTTATTCGTACGGCGAGATCTCTCCGTTTATTAAAGGTCAGGGTTGCCAGTTGCATAACCAAACCATGACCATAACCACTTTTAATGAAGTTGAATAA
- a CDS encoding PAS domain-containing hybrid sensor histidine kinase/response regulator, with translation MKLNKLLERQIKKYLQPGEQPGLSAFLQAISDSYSAYEKDAILSERAFKMSEEEYMEVNERLQQEVEFRKISIEKLKEAVGQVGEGFTMDSNNLLDIVELLKAQISKRNEAEAQLKAGEELLQFALEGSGDGVWDYDFQTRKIFFSLRYKQMLGYEDDEFPNHPDQWMSRIHPEDLHLVMKTDQRYFYEQLASHQVEYRIRHKDGHYIWVLDRGMVVSRTVGGLPGRIIGTQSDITERKLAEQAISIREEKYRNILANMNLGLLEVDNNEAIQYANQSFCEMSGYTLEEMMGLEAKTLFPTTSATPTLEQKNDLRKKGISDAYELTVKNKKGELRWWLISGAPRYNDSGELMGSIGIHLDITERKKLELELNEAREVAEQSVRAKEAFLANMSHEIRTPMNAIIGMGRQLEKTEMQQQQRFYLNTITTAADHLLVVINDILDISKIEAGKLELEKLGFDPQDVVNHVVRIMQPRAEEKGLELSLDFDDDIAPVLIGDPHRINQVLLNMISNAVKFTEKGGVTLSCKMQKRVKNKQVLEFSIRDTGIGISEEYIDHVFEKFTQEDRTTARKYGGTGLGMAITKELVELMQGQIKVYSKKDIGTEILITVPFETGTSNDLPQAKTDFTDSSSLKGKRILLAEDNEVNRLVAVTVLDEYGVITTEAKNGAEAVKALKTGTYDLVLMDVQMPVMNGIEATEAIRKELKLDIPIIALTANAIKGDSDRCIAAGMNGFVSKPFEENDLINAIATSLKLEAGTPERRGNKPGDDLSDQPLFSMTKLEQISRGDKVFIQKMVDLFMEQTPQVTAEMHEALKAKDIPAIKKVAHKVKPMIDSLEIVQLKEVIRGLEAMSDDKPNTKLIAEYIDRFETVMDKVQTEMKKL, from the coding sequence ATGAAGTTGAATAAACTGCTTGAACGACAAATAAAGAAATACTTACAGCCGGGTGAACAGCCCGGCTTATCTGCTTTCTTGCAGGCCATCAGCGACTCCTATTCGGCCTACGAAAAGGATGCCATATTATCCGAACGTGCGTTTAAAATGAGCGAAGAGGAATACATGGAGGTAAACGAACGCCTGCAGCAGGAGGTGGAGTTCAGGAAAATATCCATAGAAAAACTGAAGGAAGCGGTAGGCCAGGTGGGCGAAGGTTTCACCATGGATAGTAATAACCTGCTGGATATTGTAGAGTTATTGAAAGCCCAGATCAGCAAGCGCAACGAAGCCGAAGCGCAGCTGAAAGCCGGTGAAGAGTTGCTGCAATTTGCGCTTGAAGGATCGGGTGATGGCGTTTGGGATTACGATTTTCAAACCCGGAAAATATTTTTCTCGCTGCGGTATAAGCAAATGCTGGGGTATGAGGACGACGAATTTCCAAACCATCCCGACCAGTGGATGAGCCGGATCCACCCCGAAGACCTGCATTTGGTAATGAAGACCGACCAGCGGTATTTTTATGAGCAATTGGCCAGTCACCAGGTTGAATACCGTATACGGCATAAGGATGGGCATTATATTTGGGTGTTGGACAGGGGGATGGTAGTTAGCCGTACGGTAGGAGGTTTACCCGGCCGTATCATCGGTACGCAGAGTGATATTACCGAGCGAAAGCTGGCTGAACAGGCTATTAGTATCCGCGAGGAAAAGTACCGCAATATTCTTGCTAATATGAACCTGGGCTTGCTGGAGGTGGATAATAACGAGGCGATACAATACGCCAATCAAAGTTTCTGCGAAATGTCGGGCTATACGCTGGAGGAAATGATGGGCCTGGAAGCAAAAACGCTTTTCCCAACCACATCTGCCACACCTACATTAGAGCAAAAGAACGATCTGCGAAAAAAAGGCATATCCGATGCTTACGAGTTAACCGTTAAAAATAAAAAAGGCGAACTGCGCTGGTGGCTTATTAGCGGGGCGCCGCGCTATAATGATTCGGGCGAGTTGATGGGCTCTATCGGTATCCACCTGGATATTACCGAACGTAAAAAACTGGAACTGGAACTGAACGAAGCCCGGGAAGTGGCCGAGCAATCGGTACGCGCCAAAGAAGCTTTCCTGGCCAACATGAGCCACGAGATCCGCACGCCAATGAACGCCATTATTGGCATGGGCCGCCAACTGGAAAAAACCGAAATGCAACAGCAACAAAGGTTTTACCTGAATACCATTACTACGGCTGCCGATCACCTGCTGGTGGTGATAAACGATATATTGGATATCTCTAAAATTGAGGCCGGTAAACTTGAACTGGAAAAACTGGGTTTCGATCCGCAGGATGTGGTGAACCATGTGGTGCGCATTATGCAACCCCGCGCCGAGGAGAAAGGTTTGGAACTAAGTCTTGATTTTGATGACGATATCGCCCCGGTGCTTATCGGCGACCCACACCGCATTAACCAGGTGTTGCTGAACATGATCAGCAACGCAGTTAAATTTACCGAGAAGGGTGGCGTTACCCTATCGTGCAAAATGCAAAAGCGCGTTAAAAACAAACAGGTACTGGAGTTTAGTATCCGCGATACCGGCATTGGCATATCTGAAGAATATATCGACCACGTATTCGAAAAATTTACGCAGGAAGACCGCACCACCGCCCGTAAATATGGTGGCACGGGTTTGGGTATGGCCATTACCAAGGAATTGGTTGAACTAATGCAGGGCCAGATAAAGGTTTACAGCAAAAAGGATATCGGTACCGAAATACTGATCACCGTACCGTTTGAAACAGGTACATCAAACGATCTGCCGCAGGCCAAAACCGATTTTACCGACAGCAGCTCGCTGAAAGGTAAAAGGATACTGCTGGCCGAGGATAACGAAGTGAACCGCCTGGTGGCTGTTACTGTTTTGGATGAGTACGGCGTGATCACCACCGAAGCGAAGAACGGTGCCGAAGCCGTAAAGGCATTGAAAACCGGGACTTACGACCTGGTACTGATGGACGTGCAAATGCCGGTAATGAACGGTATAGAAGCCACCGAAGCCATCCGCAAGGAACTGAAGCTGGATATCCCGATCATCGCACTGACCGCCAACGCCATTAAAGGCGATAGCGACCGCTGCATAGCCGCTGGTATGAACGGCTTTGTATCCAAGCCCTTTGAAGAGAACGACCTGATCAATGCCATTGCCACTTCGCTTAAACTGGAAGCCGGTACACCTGAGAGAAGAGGTAATAAGCCGGGCGATGACCTGTCTGATCAGCCTTTGTTTAGCATGACCAAGCTGGAGCAGATCAGCCGGGGCGATAAGGTGTTTATCCAAAAAATGGTGGACCTGTTTATGGAGCAAACCCCACAGGTAACCGCCGAAATGCACGAAGCGCTAAAAGCTAAAGATATCCCTGCTATTAAAAAGGTGGCCCACAAGGTAAAGCCAATGATAGACAGTTTGGAGATCGTTCAGTTAAAGGAAGTGATCCGAGGGTTAGAAGCCATGTCTGATGATAAGCCGAACACCAAACTCATTGCCGAATACATCGACCGTTTTGAGACCGTGATGGACAAAGTGCAAACCGAGATGAAAAAACTGTAA
- a CDS encoding glycoside hydrolase family protein, whose product MKLFRNLLLPFLFVSVLISAQAQSIKDAIQPAIKNAGFKMEGYILWCSTIIKVGNTYHMFASRWPEQYGLGGWTTYSEIVRATSDNIYGPYKFQEVVIQKRPGAWDKERAHNPKIVKTGDTYVLYYISTANKTGYAWSRSITGPWTRSDEEAMPFSNPAPLARADGSIYVFGRKAVNNVRVAQAYTAPAWNGKYTLLSDKDNLLPDNNQLEDPTIWWAQNQYNVILTDFTGTLTGTTKAGAQYASVDGINYKAISKEPVFTKTVTYDDGTTQTFKRRERPFVYTNEKGEVIAFFTACLTEDGKSWVVVNPVKNYVPPKIK is encoded by the coding sequence ATGAAGTTATTCCGTAACCTGCTATTACCATTTCTATTTGTATCGGTATTGATTAGCGCGCAAGCCCAAAGTATTAAAGATGCCATACAACCCGCCATCAAAAATGCCGGGTTTAAAATGGAGGGCTATATCCTGTGGTGCTCAACTATTATTAAAGTAGGGAACACTTATCATATGTTCGCCTCGCGCTGGCCGGAGCAATATGGTTTGGGCGGGTGGACGACTTACTCGGAGATCGTGAGAGCTACTTCTGATAATATCTACGGCCCCTACAAATTTCAGGAGGTGGTGATACAAAAACGGCCCGGCGCCTGGGATAAGGAGAGGGCACATAATCCTAAAATTGTAAAAACCGGCGATACTTATGTGCTGTATTACATTTCCACAGCCAACAAAACCGGGTATGCCTGGTCTAGATCTATAACCGGTCCGTGGACACGGAGCGATGAGGAGGCGATGCCATTTTCGAATCCTGCTCCGTTGGCGCGCGCCGATGGCAGCATTTATGTTTTTGGGCGCAAGGCTGTAAATAATGTCCGCGTAGCGCAAGCCTATACTGCCCCGGCCTGGAATGGCAAGTACACCTTGTTAAGTGATAAAGATAATTTGCTGCCCGATAATAACCAATTGGAAGACCCAACTATATGGTGGGCGCAAAATCAATATAATGTTATCCTTACCGATTTTACCGGCACACTTACCGGTACTACCAAAGCCGGCGCGCAATATGCCTCGGTTGATGGGATCAACTATAAGGCGATATCAAAAGAGCCCGTGTTTACCAAAACCGTAACTTATGACGACGGCACTACTCAAACCTTTAAAAGGCGCGAACGCCCCTTTGTATACACCAACGAGAAAGGTGAAGTGATCGCGTTCTTTACCGCGTGCTTAACCGAAGACGGCAAATCGTGGGTGGTAGTAAACCCGGTTAAAAACTATGTGCCGCCGAAAATTAAATAA
- a CDS encoding discoidin domain-containing protein produces the protein MMKRNMLAVICGLITCGALAQGGKSQWVYKDKTGKLTYKTTPTGDRIMDFSHAGYMGGGVALPVVPVKRTVQPSGSEDDTRQIQNAINEVAAMPLVNGFRGAVLLAPGVFTCSASLTLSANGIVLRGSGSGAGGTTIKMTGGRHTAVVIGVDNTNIALGRTERADDNEEGKQTTINHDYVPAGTNSFTVADASGFAVGDTLIIRRPVTDAWIHLMGMDDMKRDGKPQTWISKSAKEVIKRKITAIDANKITVDISLPDSYNARYVPGTTVAKAAVSHRVKQVGLEDLQIHCPPLEIDYGHAPYSGIRVGGDDCWVKNIYCRETMNTTVLAGNRITMQRVRISHTFTNLGASKPADFSLEGSQNLIDRCDVTGGNTYIVWTSSLIPGPNVVLNCTFKGIGSRIQPHQRWATGLLVDNCTVADGGIDFMNRGVAGSGHGWTMGWGVAWNCIAKTYIIQNPPGAANWAIGCIGNRQQTARLFDSAPVLGEGYFDSHGKPVAIQSLYLAQLQERLGISALHNINYESNSQVAFHNKKPALTPVKTDVDKTLGLNLAFERPVNTSEVRGNTREFGGEKALDGNNKTYWATNDGQTAATFEVDMEGPVDINALKVSEAPGNRIEGYKIEAQVQSDWMLLSEGKAIGDNMVVKFPKVTAWKVKLTITKAKDYPAISSFGLYLTSKKK, from the coding sequence ATGATGAAGCGAAATATGTTAGCAGTTATTTGTGGTTTAATAACTTGCGGCGCTTTGGCGCAAGGGGGCAAAAGCCAGTGGGTTTATAAAGATAAAACAGGTAAGCTGACTTATAAAACTACACCAACAGGCGACAGGATAATGGATTTTTCGCATGCGGGATATATGGGCGGCGGTGTTGCCCTGCCTGTTGTGCCGGTTAAGCGAACGGTGCAACCATCTGGCAGCGAAGATGATACCCGGCAAATTCAAAACGCGATAAACGAAGTAGCAGCGATGCCTTTGGTAAACGGTTTCCGTGGTGCGGTATTACTGGCGCCGGGCGTATTTACCTGCTCTGCATCGTTAACATTATCGGCTAATGGTATTGTTTTACGGGGCAGTGGCAGTGGCGCGGGCGGTACTACCATTAAAATGACGGGCGGGCGCCACACCGCTGTTGTGATAGGTGTAGATAATACCAACATAGCTTTGGGGCGGACTGAGCGTGCTGATGATAATGAAGAAGGTAAGCAAACCACCATTAACCACGACTATGTGCCTGCGGGTACAAATTCGTTCACTGTAGCCGATGCATCAGGCTTTGCGGTAGGCGATACATTAATTATCCGTCGCCCGGTTACCGATGCCTGGATACATTTAATGGGGATGGATGATATGAAACGCGACGGCAAACCACAAACATGGATCAGTAAATCGGCCAAAGAGGTGATCAAACGGAAAATAACAGCTATCGACGCCAATAAGATCACGGTAGATATTTCGCTGCCCGACTCCTATAATGCGCGATATGTTCCTGGTACAACTGTGGCAAAGGCCGCCGTTTCGCATCGTGTTAAACAGGTTGGGTTAGAAGATCTGCAAATCCACTGCCCGCCGCTTGAGATCGATTATGGGCATGCGCCTTATTCCGGGATAAGGGTAGGTGGCGATGATTGCTGGGTGAAAAATATTTATTGCCGGGAAACAATGAATACCACTGTGCTGGCCGGTAACCGTATTACCATGCAACGGGTGAGGATAAGCCATACATTTACAAATCTGGGTGCTTCTAAACCCGCTGATTTTAGCCTGGAGGGGAGTCAGAATTTGATTGATCGCTGCGATGTGACCGGCGGCAATACTTATATTGTATGGACATCATCGCTTATACCCGGCCCTAATGTGGTGTTGAATTGCACTTTTAAGGGTATTGGCAGCCGCATACAGCCGCATCAGCGCTGGGCAACGGGGTTACTGGTAGATAACTGCACGGTAGCCGATGGCGGTATCGACTTTATGAACCGTGGCGTGGCCGGTTCGGGCCATGGCTGGACAATGGGCTGGGGCGTAGCCTGGAATTGTATTGCCAAAACCTATATCATCCAAAACCCGCCGGGAGCCGCTAACTGGGCGATAGGATGTATAGGCAACCGGCAACAAACCGCGCGCTTGTTCGATTCGGCTCCTGTTTTAGGTGAAGGTTATTTTGATTCGCACGGGAAGCCGGTAGCTATACAAAGCCTGTACCTGGCGCAATTGCAGGAACGGTTAGGCATATCAGCCCTGCACAATATAAATTATGAAAGTAATAGCCAGGTTGCCTTTCATAATAAAAAACCGGCGCTAACCCCGGTTAAAACCGATGTTGATAAAACATTGGGCTTAAACCTGGCTTTTGAACGGCCGGTTAATACCAGCGAAGTGCGTGGCAATACCCGCGAATTTGGCGGCGAAAAGGCTCTCGACGGTAATAATAAAACTTACTGGGCAACCAACGATGGGCAAACTGCCGCTACTTTTGAGGTGGATATGGAAGGCCCGGTTGATATTAATGCGCTGAAAGTGAGCGAAGCGCCTGGCAACAGGATAGAAGGATATAAGATAGAAGCGCAGGTGCAAAGCGACTGGATGCTGTTATCGGAAGGTAAGGCGATAGGTGATAATATGGTAGTTAAATTCCCAAAAGTGACGGCATGGAAGGTTAAACTCACTATTACAAAAGCAAAGGATTACCCGGCAATTAGTAGTTTTGGCCTATACCTAACAAGTAAAAAGAAGTAA
- a CDS encoding DUF5703 domain-containing protein: MLLKRICFLFTLTALSIIVKAQDISAYNVVWDSQSKNSSESMPLGGGDIGCNVWVENNDLIFYISRSGTFDENSSMLKLGRVRITLPNNPFKNNFRQELKLKEGYIEIAGEHNTLVKLWVEVFKPVIHVSITSNDKFKAKVIFENWRTEDRSLATDERHQAYGYSNTTPDKIGVFTRKDTISPGKSSLVWYHRDRNDEMIIDREAVQQHLGAVKGQLWNPMKDLIFGGELLAPGMKFTGTMDSIYVASKYRGWVYENTQAVNAQNIDIVLHTSHSPTNAGWLQGLQQEMKISAATSEKWNKTKQWWAQYWDHSHIYINQDKKGTNDKGREIGRNYNVFRYQLGCNAFGEYPTKFNGGLFVFDADFVKGEYKNRVTPDFRRWGGGSFTAQNQRLVYWPMLKSGDFDLMKPQFDFYARALKNAELRSKIYWGHEGAAFTEQVENFGLPAGHTYERLWGTDPFKPRSDSSSTRVLKNVKGEEMKFTDYGFLTNVWVVDHYDGQLEFSKMILDYQLYSGADIGRYMPFITSAVKFFDQHFQYWSKKLNGYPLDADGKLIMYPGTGLETYKGATNSTSTIAGMKTVLTGLLDLPQKYGTPQQRAYWQAVLKRLPEIATREKDGKTVISPAKSWNGKSINTELPQLYPVFPYHLYGVGLPNLQMAIDTWHHGADNKNQYSIVSWHPDPIYVADLGLTDEAKDLTTQKLSDAKYRYPTFWGPGLDWAPDHNWGGSGMIALQEMMMQTVGKKIYLLPAWPKDWDAEVKLHAPYNTTIEATIKDGKVQKLKVTPASRAKDVTVMPPHGS, encoded by the coding sequence ATGTTATTAAAACGGATCTGTTTTTTATTTACCCTTACAGCGTTAAGTATTATTGTAAAGGCCCAGGATATTTCTGCTTACAATGTAGTATGGGATAGCCAAAGCAAAAACTCGTCGGAGAGCATGCCGCTGGGCGGCGGCGATATCGGCTGTAATGTTTGGGTAGAAAATAACGACCTCATCTTTTACATCAGCCGAAGCGGAACGTTTGACGAAAATAGTTCGATGCTGAAACTTGGCCGGGTGCGCATTACACTCCCCAATAATCCTTTTAAAAACAACTTCAGGCAAGAGCTAAAACTAAAAGAAGGCTACATTGAAATAGCCGGCGAACATAACACACTGGTAAAACTTTGGGTCGAGGTTTTTAAGCCCGTCATCCACGTATCTATTACCAGTAACGACAAGTTTAAGGCTAAGGTTATTTTTGAGAACTGGCGCACCGAAGACCGATCTCTTGCCACCGACGAACGCCACCAGGCCTACGGCTACAGCAATACCACGCCCGATAAAATTGGCGTATTCACCCGTAAGGATACCATCAGCCCCGGTAAATCATCGCTTGTATGGTATCACCGGGATCGTAACGATGAAATGATCATCGACCGGGAAGCCGTACAACAACATCTTGGAGCAGTTAAAGGGCAGCTTTGGAACCCGATGAAAGACCTCATCTTCGGTGGCGAATTGTTGGCCCCGGGCATGAAGTTTACCGGTACTATGGACAGCATTTACGTGGCATCTAAATACCGCGGCTGGGTGTATGAAAATACGCAGGCTGTGAATGCTCAAAATATTGATATTGTGCTGCACACCTCGCATAGCCCAACAAATGCCGGATGGTTGCAGGGTTTACAGCAGGAGATGAAAATATCGGCAGCTACTTCCGAAAAATGGAATAAAACCAAACAATGGTGGGCGCAGTACTGGGATCATAGCCATATCTATATTAATCAGGATAAAAAAGGGACTAACGACAAAGGCCGGGAGATAGGCCGCAATTATAATGTATTCCGTTACCAGTTGGGCTGCAACGCCTTTGGCGAATATCCTACCAAATTTAACGGCGGCTTATTTGTGTTTGATGCCGATTTTGTAAAGGGCGAGTATAAGAACCGTGTAACGCCCGATTTTCGCCGTTGGGGTGGCGGCAGTTTTACCGCGCAAAACCAGCGGCTGGTTTATTGGCCGATGTTAAAATCGGGCGATTTTGATTTGATGAAGCCGCAGTTTGATTTTTACGCGCGCGCCCTGAAAAATGCCGAACTGCGCAGTAAAATATACTGGGGGCATGAGGGGGCTGCCTTTACCGAACAGGTAGAGAATTTTGGCCTGCCTGCCGGCCATACCTACGAGCGCCTTTGGGGTACAGATCCATTTAAGCCCCGTTCCGATTCGTCAAGTACACGGGTGCTAAAGAACGTTAAGGGCGAAGAAATGAAGTTTACCGATTATGGCTTCCTGACCAATGTTTGGGTGGTAGATCATTACGACGGCCAACTGGAGTTTTCGAAAATGATACTTGACTATCAATTATACAGCGGTGCCGATATTGGCAGGTACATGCCTTTTATAACCAGCGCCGTTAAGTTTTTTGATCAGCATTTTCAATATTGGTCTAAAAAATTGAATGGTTATCCGCTGGATGCCGATGGCAAATTGATCATGTACCCGGGTACGGGACTGGAAACTTATAAAGGCGCCACAAATTCAACAAGCACCATAGCCGGGATGAAAACCGTACTGACTGGCTTGCTCGATCTGCCGCAGAAGTACGGTACGCCACAGCAACGCGCCTACTGGCAAGCGGTGCTGAAGCGCCTGCCCGAAATTGCCACCCGCGAGAAAGATGGCAAAACGGTAATATCGCCCGCTAAAAGCTGGAACGGCAAATCCATTAATACCGAACTGCCGCAACTGTACCCGGTATTTCCTTATCACCTGTATGGCGTAGGGTTACCAAATCTGCAAATGGCTATAGATACCTGGCACCACGGGGCCGATAACAAAAATCAGTACAGCATAGTAAGCTGGCACCCCGACCCGATTTACGTAGCTGATCTGGGCCTGACCGATGAAGCCAAAGATCTTACCACGCAAAAATTATCCGACGCTAAATATCGCTACCCAACCTTTTGGGGGCCGGGCCTGGATTGGGCGCCCGATCATAACTGGGGCGGCAGCGGCATGATTGCCCTGCAGGAAATGATGATGCAAACCGTTGGCAAAAAAATATACCTGCTGCCCGCCTGGCCAAAGGATTGGGATGCGGAGGTTAAGCTTCATGCGCCTTATAATACCACTATCGAGGCCACAATTAAAGATGGCAAAGTACAAAAGCTGAAGGTAACACCGGCGTCAAGGGCAAAAGATGTAACCGTAATGCCCCCGCACGGCTCCTGA